A DNA window from Ficedula albicollis isolate OC2 chromosome 1, FicAlb1.5, whole genome shotgun sequence contains the following coding sequences:
- the RAI2 gene encoding LOW QUALITY PROTEIN: retinoic acid-induced protein 2 (The sequence of the model RefSeq protein was modified relative to this genomic sequence to represent the inferred CDS: deleted 2 bases in 1 codon), protein MEELYKDAPNLPMDVTNSPSAMANNKLENGVAQLITAEAWNINSADLMKKALSPLVTVPAPSILTPPAESQSGVALKVAATVLQPICLGDSPVVLPIHLQVAGSAAPQMPATNAATPYVMTTQGPVPLPVLLEQHVFQHLNSPLVLPPGAACPASPLHAGLFPGSATPVGQPQLLDPKPSGQAQEPVLPPVFQTPGFAAVLQDLFPSQGALGSAPCQPPPDYATLPPQAFSSPLSPLVPPATLLVPYPVIVPLPVPIPIPIPVPIPVPHGAEAKAAPAKAAPDPPKPPLFTPHSCKGTQTPLEKEETKPFELLHPREFPQLSRHTVIKMGGENEALDLSMKAPPALRAAPGRAGCEPKAGNNIEIVSTSQTAKVIVSVKDAVPTIFCGKIKGLSGVSTNNFSFKRDLPQDSVLQCYDVKSPPEPRDSAEALRKPVKNRSVKLKKMNSPEIHILPIKKQRLAAFFPRK, encoded by the exons ATGGAGGAGCTGTACAAGGATGCCCCAAACCTGCCTATGGATGTCACCAACTCACCCTCGGCGATGGCCAACAACAAGCTGGAGAACGGGGTGGCCCAGCTGATCACAGCGGAGGCGTGGAACATCAACTCGGCCGACCTGATGAAGAAAGCCCTTTCCCCGCTGGTGACAGTCCCCGCTCCCTCCATCCTGACGCCGCCGGCCGAGTCGCAGAGCGGGGTGGCCCTGAAGGTGGCGGCCACCGTGCTGCAGCCCATCTGCCTGGGGGACAGCCCCGTGGTGCTGCCCATCCACCTGCAGGTGGCCGGCAGCGCAGCCCCGCAGATGCCGGCCACCAATGCCGCCACCCCCTACGTGATGACCACGCAGGGCCCCGTGCCGCTGCCcgtgctcctggagcagcacgTCTTCCAGCACCTGAACTCGCCGCTGGTGCTGCCCCCGGGGGCCGCCTGCCCCGCCAGCCCCCTGCACGCCGGCCTCTTCCCCGGCAGCGCCACCCCCGtcgggcagccccagctcctggacCCCAAGCCCTCCGGCCAAGCGCAGGAGCCCGTCCTGCCCCCGGTCTTTCAGACGCCGGGATTCGCCGCCGTCCTTCAGGACCTGTTTCCCTCACAGGGcgccctgggctcagccccctGTCAGCCGCCGCCCGACTACGCCACGCTCCCACCGCAGGCCTTCAGCTCGCCCCTGTCCCCGCTGGTGCCCCCCGCTACGCTGCTGGTGCCCTACCCCGTCATCGTGCCCCTGcccgtccccatccccatccccatccctgtgcccatccctgtgccccacgGCGCCGAGGCCAAGGCGGCCCCT GCCAAGGCGGCCCCTGACCCGCCCAAGCCGCCACTCTTCACCCCGCACTCCTGCAAGGGCACCCAGACGCccctggagaaggaggagacGAAGCCCTTCGAGCTCCTCCACCCCCGGGAGTTTCCCCAGCTGAGCCGTCACACCGTCATCAAGATGGGCGGTGAGAACGAGGCGCTGGACCTCTCCATGAAAGCGCCGCCCGCGCTGCgggccg ccccgggcagggcGGGCTGCGAGCCCAAGGCCGGCAACAACATCGAGATCGTCAGCACCTCGCAGACAGCCAAAGTCATCGTCTCCGTCAAGGACGCCGTGCCCACCATCTTCTGCGGCAAGATCAAGGGCCTGTCGGGGGTCTCCACCAACAACTTTTCCtt caaaagggACCTGCCCCAGGACTCGGTGCTGCAGTGCTACGATGTGAAGAGCCCGCCCGAGCCCCGGGACAGCGCCGAGGCCCTCAGGAAACCCGTCAAAAACAGGAGCGTAAAGCTAAAGAAAATGAACTCGCCGGAGATACATATTCTTCCAATCAAGAAGCAACGGCTGGCTGCCTTTTTTCCAAGAAAGTAA